A region from the Benincasa hispida cultivar B227 chromosome 12, ASM972705v1, whole genome shotgun sequence genome encodes:
- the LOC120068183 gene encoding uncharacterized protein LOC120068183 yields the protein MSSSSSHASSSESHCFEALLGSLRPFLRGELEKVNMNLPSLISLLRSVGAGECWHKHSTFLDHLVDTYRILKIWKAQESVCLCGLFHSAYSNSYTNLAIFDHSIGRDVVRGHVGAAAERLIHLFCTIPRHQLIHDDLLFRYSDSELVDHLKFSDTSLKNALENGYFNNDETWRKKLQSILPADGVTVKHIKTGEDVMISRRVVAIFLMLTIADFSDQFYEFQDSLFENSNGRLEFIGNNYKTLWPGNGKPGLWMNSASRMGAIYSLIVREEAILVAHRKRNVELGSKTESYEDLELVIPLIFENCTRILDAKDQIIARDLYWEAVCEKSERSEELLLRCVEKNPFVGEPHVALGNLYLGEGRFEEAEKEVEEGLRLLLTWGSAWDKRMPWEGWIAWGRVLLMKAKERKWLNTSWGILNLGLVK from the coding sequence ATGTCGTCGTCTTCTTCCCATGCATCATCGTCAGAGAGTCACTGCTTTGAGGCCCTATTAGGTTCTCTTCGTCCCTTCCTCCGCGGCGAGCTTGAAAAGGTAAACATGAACCTTCCTTCTCTTATCTCCCTCCTCCGCTCTGTTGGCGCCGGGGAGTGTTGGCACAAGCACAGCACCTTCCTAGATCACCTCGTTGATACTTACCGTATTCTCAAAATCTGGAAAGCACAAGAGTCGGTTTGTTTGTGCGGTTTATTCCACTCAGCTTATTCCAATTCCTACACCAATCTCGCAATTTTCGATCATTCCATTGGCCGTGATGTTGTCCGTGGACATGTCGGAGCGGCGGCAGAGAGATTGATTCATTTGTTCTGTACCATCCCTCGACATCAACTAATTCATGATGATCTTCTTTTTCGCTACTCTGATTCAGAACTCGTCGATCACCTCAAATTTTCTGACACATCGCTGAAGAATGCCCTGGAAAACGGATATTTCAACAACGATGAAACGTGGAGGAAGAAACTGCAGTCAATTCTTCCCGCTGATGGCGTAACCGTAAAGCACATCAAAACTGGAGAAGACGTAATGATTTCAAGGCGGGTAGTTGCAATTTTTCTCATGTTGACAATAGCTGATTTCAGTGATCAATTCTATGAATTCCAAGATTCCTTGTTCGAAAACTCCAACGGACGTCTCGAATTCATAGGTAACAATTACAAAACTCTCTGGCCTGGAAACGGAAAGCCTGGACTATGGATGAACTCTGCATCAAGAATGGGAGCGATATACTCCCTAATCGTGAGAGAGGAAGCAATTTTAGTTGCACACAGAAAGAGAAACGTCGAATTAGGGTCAAAAACAGAGAGTTACGAGGATTTAGAGCTGGTAATCCctctaatttttgaaaactgtACGAGAATTCTCGATGCAAAGGATCAAATTATAGCAAGAGATTTGTATTGGGAAGCTGTTTGTGAAAAATCTGAAAGAAGTGAGGAGTTATTGCTGAGATGTGTGGAGAAGAATCCATTTGTTGGGGAGCCACATGTGGCATTGGGGAACCTATATTTGGGTGAGGGAAGATTTGAGGAGGCTGAAAAGGAGGTTGAAGAAGGGCTAAGGCTTTTGTTAACATGGGGCAGTGCTTGGGACAAGAGGATGCCATGGGAGGGATGGATTGCTTGGGGGAGAGTGTTGTTGATGAAGGCTAAAGAGAGGAAATGGCTCAACACATCATGGGGAATTCTCAACTTGGGTCTTGTAAAGTAG